In Macadamia integrifolia cultivar HAES 741 chromosome 1, SCU_Mint_v3, whole genome shotgun sequence, a single window of DNA contains:
- the LOC122086488 gene encoding putative F-box protein At5g55150, whose amino-acid sequence MASTVDWSQLLPELLELILDRLTCLSDYLHFSSICSSWRSVTLSNRCPPRLLPFLMLPPSNDNTNQTRPFFNLSSHKIKELHIPEIHRKWCCGSSHGWLITVDESNGEIQLFNPVSRGRIQLPSLSTFSYPQHNFEPDFPSTKHYIHKAILSSNPYRTSDYVVVANVTNRKMLAYWKPGADRWTTIRSEKWVHFEDFIYYKGLLYAISNNGPLVTYDFSFETPIGREIIGGPPGGRRCSMYYLVESLGELWLVSRQFKWISNEVDNHDDADYYKDFMVHPPFVFKTMKFQVLKMDESKREWIQMKSIGDRILFLGNSYSISFPTHEFSGCKGNSIYFSDDYTCGPYEPPSNGYHDMGVFNFDSRRVESFLELSTPILTTPIFWFTPEPFGSASISFIFKLFNID is encoded by the coding sequence ATGGCTTCCACTGTGGACTGGTCCCAACTTCTACCTGAACTCCTTGAGCTTATTCTTGATCGACTCACCTGTCTCTCTGactatcttcatttttcttcaatATGCTCCTCATGGCGATCAGTTACACTAAGTAATCGTTGTCCTCCTCGTCTCCTTCCATTTCTGATGCTTCCTCCTAGCAATGACAATACTAATCAAACCCGACCCTTCTTTAATCTTTCAAGTCACAAGATCAAAGAGCTCCACATCCCAGAGATTCACCGAAAGTGGTGTTGTGGATCTTCTCATGGCTGGCTAATTACAGTGGATGAGTCCAATGGAGAGATTCAACTGTTCAATCCAGTCTCTAGAGGTCGTATCCAGCTTCCTTCCCTTTCAACATTCTCCTATCCTCAACACAACTTCGAGCCCGATTTTCCGAGCACAAAGCATTACATCCATAAGGCAATTTTATCTTCTAACCCCTATAGAACTTCAGACTATGTTGTGGTCGCCAATGTCACTAATAGGAAGATGTTGGCTTACTGGAAGCCAGGGGCTGATAGGTGGACTACTATAAGATCAGAAAAATGGGTtcattttgaagattttatatACTACAAGGGACTACTCTATGCTATTAGCAACAATGGTCCTCTTGTAACTTATGACTTCAGTTTTGAAACCCCAATTGGGAGGGAAATCATAGGTGGACCGccaggaggaagaagatgctcCATGTATTATTTGGTGGAATCGTTAGGGGAACTATGGCTAGTTTCAAGGCAATTCAAGTGGATTAGCAACGAAGTTGACAACCACGATGATGCCGATTATTATAAAGATTTTATGGTCCACCCACCATTCGTATTCAAAACTATGAAGTTTCAAGTTCTCAAAATGGACGAGAGCAAGCGAGAGTGGATCCAAATGAAAAGCATTGGCGATCGCATTTTGTTTTTGGGAAATAGCTACTCAATTTCATTCCCTACCCATGAATTTTCAGGATGCAAGGGGAACTCCATCTATTTTAGTGATGACTACACTTGTGGACCCTATGAACCACCATCAAATGGTTATCATGACATGGGGGTATTTAACTTCGACAGTCGCCGTGTAGAATCATTTCTTGAGTTGTCCACTCCTATTTTGACTACTCCTATCTTTTGGTTTACACCTGAACCTTTTGGAAGTGCCTCCATCAGCTTCATATTTAAATTGTTTAATATTGATTAA